Below is a genomic region from Telmatobacter sp. DSM 110680.
TGCCTCCATGCCCCGGAAGAAGCGTCCCTGAATCCTTTACACCCGCTGATCGCTTCAGCGCAGATTCAGCAAGGTCGCCCACCTGCGCAGCCACGTTTACGATCACCGCCAGAACCAGCCAATACCACATGGGCGCATCGGCAAACGACAGCTTTACTGAATTCCACTGCGTCAGATACGAGCTCAGGCCCAGAAGGATTCCCGCCACCGCTACCGCGCCTACCACTGAACCAATCGCTCCGGCCCAGGTCTTGTTGGGACTGAGGTTCGGAGCCATCTTGCGTTTTCCGAACGCCCGCCCGGCGTACATCGCCACCGTATCGCCAGCCCACACCGTTAGAAACAGAAATGCCAGCAAAGATGGGCCATTCGATGCCTCCCGCAACATCGGCAGGGGGATCAAGGTAAGTCCGAGATAGAACAGTGCAAATACTGACACGGTCGCATCGGTTAGCACTCGCTCAACCGGCGAAGCAAAGGTGCAATAGACCAGCAAGACAATCGACAGCAATCCAAACAGGGTGGCGGTTTCATCAGGCCACTGGAAGTTACCCATGAAGAGCAGACCGATGGTTCCCAGTGTCAGCACCTTAGGAGGCTTGGCTCCTCGATGCTCCGTGAGCGCGAGAAACTCCCAGGCGGCGAGCATTGCGACCGCGGCAACCACCAGCGTAATCAGCCACATGGGGCCGAGAAACACCAGCGCCAGCACAAGTGGCGCCAAAACCAGTGCAGTGAGAACTCGTTTCATTCCAGGGTTGAGAATACACCGCCGAGGCGGCCATCCGAGTCGATCTTCTCCCTCTAACGCACCGGCCATTCCCACTTCGGAGTGCTGAAAAGGGTGGCGCCCGCCAGCACGGTTTCGCCGAACGACTTCTCCAGGTGCAGCCGATTGCACTTCGCTTCAAATGCTTTGATGAGAACTGGCGAATGGGACACGACGATTAGTTGCGCTACTTCGGCCGCATGGATAATGAGCCGAGACAGTGCTGGGAGAAGATCAGGATGCAGACTGGTCTCCGGCTCGTTCAGGACCATCAACTCCGGAGGTCGCGGCGTCAGCAGCGCTGCCGTCCAAAGCAGATAACGCAGGGTGCCGTCGGATAATTCAGCAGCGGAAAGCGGCCGCAGAAGACCATGCTGGCGCAATTGCACCTCGAAACGGCCATTCTGCACATCAATTTCAATGCGGCTGCCGGGAAACGCGTCCTCAATGGTGCGATCCAGCGCCTCTGCGTCGCCAAAAATGCGAATCGTCTGCAACGCCGCCGGAAGATCCGTGCCGTCGTTGTTCAGGACCGGCGTAAAGGTCCCTACCTGAGAGACGCGCACTGGCGAAGCAGCATCCGTGCGGAATCCTTCGTAAAACCGCCACCCTCGAATTGACTCCCGCACCGCCAGCATCTCCGGAGCTCGCTGCGGGTCGGCGATCGTCGCCAGCATACTGTCGGTTGAGCTCAGTTCCTTGGTCAGGAAGGTGGGCTCATCATGCTTTGCGGTCTTCGCGGGCGTCACCTGTACCAGTCGATTGTTACGATCGACAAGAACAGAAGCCCTGCGATAAATACCGCCATGCCAGATACATTCGCGTTTGATGGCTGGGTCCAGCGGAAATGCCGTCTGCGCCGGCGGAGGATATCCAAGATCGATGCAGTAGCTGTAGGGATCGCCTGCGAATCCCAGTTTCAGGCTGACGGACTTCTGCCGCGGGGTCCCTTCAACCTTGTGCTCGCCCATCCGGACACTTCGCGCAATCTTCTCAGGACCGGCCCACAACGTCGACGGCAGTCCACCCTCGCGCGCCAACGAAGCCACGACGGTGTTCAACGCCGCATCGCCGAGCAGCCGAAGAGCGCGATACAGGCTGGACTTGCCGGTTCCGTTGGCTCCCGTTACCAGGTTCAGTTGCCCAAGCGGCAGCACCAGATTGCGCAGAGACCGATATCCCGACACTGCAAGCGTCTGAATCATTCAACCGAAGGATACTGTCTGAAGAGTGTTTTGGTGCGCGAATCTGGAGACTAGCTAGCGGCGATCTTGATCTGTTCGGGATCTTCCTCGACTTCGCCGACGTTCTCGCTAAGCCCACCATAGCGGCGCTCGCGCTGCTGGAAGGCAGCAATCGCCTCAAGCAGATGGATACCGCGAAAATCCGGCCATAGCCGCTCGGTCACAAAGATCTCGGTGTACGCGATCTGCCACAGCAGAAAATTCGAAATGCGCATCTCGCCTGACGTCCGGATCAGCAAATCAGGATCGGGCATGCGCGACGTATACAGATGCCGATGCACATCCTCTTCGCTGATGCGATCGGGACTGAGATTCTTGTCGTGCACTTCCTTAGCCAGTGCCCGACATGCGTCTACCAGTTCAGAACGCGCACCGTAATTCAGAGCCAGGGTGAGAGTCGTTCCGGTATTGCGCGCCGTCTCTTCTTCCGCCCAACGCATCTTGTCCTGCACTTCACGCGGCAGTTCGTGAACACGCCCGATGTAGCGGATCCGCACATTGTTGTCGTTCATTCTCTGCACGTTGCTCTCGAGGTAGCTCTTCAGCAGGCGCATGAGAAAGTTAACCTCGGCGCGCGGGCGGCGGAGATTGTTTTCGAGCGAAAAGGCATAAAGAGTGAGCCACGGAAGTCCAATACGCGAAGCCGTCTCAGTAACCAGCTGGACGCTCTTGGCACCCTGCTGATGGCCCAGAAAACGCTTCAGCGATCGGTGGCCAGCCCAGCGGCCGTTACCATCCATGATGATGGCGACGTGCTCCGGCAGGCGCTCAGGCTTGAGCGTGTTGTAGACCGCGCGCTCTTCTGAGGTCAGCTCATCGATCCGCAGCATGCCAGTTGGATGCAAGGAAATTGCCTCGACGATATCTTTTACGCTTTCGGGCTTATACTCGTTCCGCTCGCGTGACCCTAAGCGGTGCCCGTTCCGCATTCGTGGCGGTGACGAACCAGTTTGGCTCGCTCAGCGCGCTTAATGGCTTCCACATCAACGCCGACCAAAGAAAAATCCCCGGCGGCCGGGGAAACCTGGCGACACATTCGAGCCTAGCATATTCCGGGCGTCTAAAATCAACATGCCAAGGCACATGAACCGAACGTCATCTCTAACTGCGGAGACCTGGCGAACGGCCGTAATACACCGCTCGCCGGTCCCACAAAGAGACGAAGAGAACCGCAGAGGAGATCGCTTTTCCGCCGATTAGGCGGTGCGGCGTCGTCCCGCAGCCATATCGCGCACTGAGCCATACAGCAGCGTCCGGTGCAGCGAGTCAAGATGCGGCAGCATCGCCGCGATCTCTGCCAGGAACGGATCCGACAGGATCGCCGAAACCTCTTCATCGCGGCGGCTCCGCGAATCACGCACCAACTGGCGCATGTCCACTTCGAGGGCATCCGCCAGGCGCTCAAGAGAACCAAGCGTCGGAATCGCCTTGCCGTTCTCGATCTTGGAGATGTAAGTGCGGGGCACCTGCATCCGGCTGGCGAGTTGCCGCTGGCTTAAGTGGCGTGCTCGGCGAATTTCGCGCACCTGTGCCGCGACCTGGAGTCCAGCCTCGGCCGAAGCCGCTACCGTGGGCATCGAGACAAGTTGTGGGGCTAGGGGTGCTGGCTCCTCGATATCAAGGGGCCTCCGGCACTTTCTGCACATGGAGTTGCTGGTTCTGTACTGCACAAGACTGCAGTAGTCGCACCGCACAACTTCGCGTGTTTCCACGCTGATAAGAGTGGTGGCCATGGTTTAAGTTGCGGAGTGCCAGAGCGGGAACTCCACGCGGTCGTTTGCACCGCGTTAAGTGCTACTTTCGGTCGTGTGAACCATAATTGTCAAGTAGAAACTTAGGGTCAACCCGAAGATTCTCCTAAGTAACCCTACAAACCCCGAAGAGACGCGAACCAAGGTGTGCAACACGTAAAATGCGGAAATGACTGACATCGAAAATAGAGAGCAAAAGTTCGACCGCGAACGGGCTTGGCAGCTCCTCACCGAGTGGACGCAAAGTGAGAGCTTGCGCAAGCACGCCATCGCCGTAGAGATCTGTTTAACGGCTTGCGGCGAAGCAGAAGCCGACCGCCTCGGCCTCTCTGGCGATGAACGCACAAACTTGATCGAGCTCTACACCACTACCGGTCTGCTGCACGACTACGACTACGAGCGCCACCCGACTGCCGAAGAGCATCCCTTCGTAGGCGTACGCGAATTGGAGCGGCAGGGCTGGTCGCCCGAACTCCGCACAGCCATTCTGGGGCATGCGCAATATTCCGGCGTTCCCCGCGTGACGCATTTAGATAAAGCGCTGTTTGCCTGCGACGAGCTCGCCGGCTTCCTCACCGCCTGCGCACTCGTAAAGCCCACCAAGGCTATCGCCGACGTGGAAGTTCCAAGCGTGCGCAAGAAAATGAAGGACAAAGCGTTCGCCCGCGGCGTCAACCGCGAAGATGTGATCCAGGGCGCAGCCGAACTCGGTGTCGACCTCGACGCACACATCGCGTTTTGTCTCGAAGCGATGAAGAAGAGGGCAGGCGAACTGGGGCTCTGAGAGGGCAACGCCATTCACCCACGCCTGGTAACGATCATCCAGATACGCCACACAAGAGCGGCCAGAAAGACAGAAATTGCAATCGCAGCCTTGGTCAGATGAATTAGCCACGCGACAAAGAGAGATCGATTGTAGTAACGGTTGGGCCTTGAGGGGTCGTATCTGATGAGAATGGATTCTCCCTCAAGCAACTGATAGAGGGCGGACGTATCGTAGGTTACGAACGCGCCGTAATGTTTTCGGGCGTACTGATCTTTCCACACGAGCATGTCGGCAGATACACGGTTCAATTTAGGGTCGCGCAATCGCAACGCCCTTCTCACTTTTTGGCCGGAAATGATTGTGGCTTCGGTTTCGGGCCACTTATCGTAGCCGCGCAACCGTTCCCAGAATTCGATGAGCATCTTCGGGTACAGTCTGCCATAAGTTGCAGGTTGGAACCCGTTTGAGGCATATGGCACTACAATTCGATCATCATCCCCCTCATCCCAATCATGAAACTTGGCAAGTGGCTGCTCCGATATAGTGGATCTTGAATGCCATCTGGATCCGCAACGAAGGCTGTCCTCATACACTTCGCCGGGCCCGATGCACCCGGCCTCACCGCCAAAATCACGCGCATCCTCGCTGACTACAAAGTTTGCATTCTCGACATCGGCCAGGCCGTAGTCCACGAGTCTCTCGTCCTCGGAATTCTTGTTGAGGTGCCCGCAGGTCGCGAATCCGCAACGCTCCGGTCCACAGTCAAAACGGCGCTTTCAAACGAGGCTCACGTTCTCGGATTGCAAGCCCATTTCACGACCATCTCGGAAGATCGCGTCAAACACTGGGAGCACGGTCTGCACCACCACCACTTCATCATCACGATCCTGGGACGAACCATTACCGCCGAGCAACTCGCCCGTGTCAGCGCCATCATTGCCGCTCACGGGATGAACGTCGACCGCATTGATCGCCTCTCCGGCGAACTCGCTCCTGTCGATGAGCAGGCCAATGCATGCGTAGAACTGGCTGTCAGCGGAGATCCATCGCGGGAACCTCCCATGCGCGCCGAATTCCTCGCCACCGCGCAAGAGCTCTCCATCGATATCGCCTTCCAGCGCGAAAGCATCTTTCGCCGCAATCGGCGCATATTTGCTTTCGACATGGATTCAACCCTCATCCAGGGCGAAGTCATCGACGAGCTGGCAAAGATGGCAGGCGTGGGCGACGAGGTGGTGCGCATTACGGAGTCTGCGATGCGCGGAGAAATCGGATTCGATGAAAGCTTTACACGTCGCGTCGCTCTTCTCAAAGGACTTCCCTCTCAGCGCGTTCACACTCTCGTCGACTCCATTCCGCTCGCCGACGGCGCCGAGCGACTTATTCGTACCTTGCGCCTGCTCGGTTACAAGAC
It encodes:
- a CDS encoding HAD family hydrolase, producing MTDIENREQKFDRERAWQLLTEWTQSESLRKHAIAVEICLTACGEAEADRLGLSGDERTNLIELYTTTGLLHDYDYERHPTAEEHPFVGVRELERQGWSPELRTAILGHAQYSGVPRVTHLDKALFACDELAGFLTACALVKPTKAIADVEVPSVRKKMKDKAFARGVNREDVIQGAAELGVDLDAHIAFCLEAMKKRAGELGL
- the serB gene encoding phosphoserine phosphatase SerB; translation: MPSGSATKAVLIHFAGPDAPGLTAKITRILADYKVCILDIGQAVVHESLVLGILVEVPAGRESATLRSTVKTALSNEAHVLGLQAHFTTISEDRVKHWEHGLHHHHFIITILGRTITAEQLARVSAIIAAHGMNVDRIDRLSGELAPVDEQANACVELAVSGDPSREPPMRAEFLATAQELSIDIAFQRESIFRRNRRIFAFDMDSTLIQGEVIDELAKMAGVGDEVVRITESAMRGEIGFDESFTRRVALLKGLPSQRVHTLVDSIPLADGAERLIRTLRLLGYKTAILSGGFTFFARSLQQRLGIDYVHANELEISDGVVTGRVIPPIINGKRKAALLAEIAAEENVSLEQVVAVGDGANDIPMLNLAGMGIAYRAKPVVRQKADQSISCLGLDGLLYLLGVRDRDLKPHEPTITAV
- a CDS encoding helix-turn-helix transcriptional regulator, encoding MATTLISVETREVVRCDYCSLVQYRTSNSMCRKCRRPLDIEEPAPLAPQLVSMPTVAASAEAGLQVAAQVREIRRARHLSQRQLASRMQVPRTYISKIENGKAIPTLGSLERLADALEVDMRQLVRDSRSRRDEEVSAILSDPFLAEIAAMLPHLDSLHRTLLYGSVRDMAAGRRRTA
- a CDS encoding AAA family ATPase; the encoded protein is MIQTLAVSGYRSLRNLVLPLGQLNLVTGANGTGKSSLYRALRLLGDAALNTVVASLAREGGLPSTLWAGPEKIARSVRMGEHKVEGTPRQKSVSLKLGFAGDPYSYCIDLGYPPPAQTAFPLDPAIKRECIWHGGIYRRASVLVDRNNRLVQVTPAKTAKHDEPTFLTKELSSTDSMLATIADPQRAPEMLAVRESIRGWRFYEGFRTDAASPVRVSQVGTFTPVLNNDGTDLPAALQTIRIFGDAEALDRTIEDAFPGSRIEIDVQNGRFEVQLRQHGLLRPLSAAELSDGTLRYLLWTAALLTPRPPELMVLNEPETSLHPDLLPALSRLIIHAAEVAQLIVVSHSPVLIKAFEAKCNRLHLEKSFGETVLAGATLFSTPKWEWPVR
- a CDS encoding phosphatidate cytidylyltransferase, with protein sequence MKRVLTALVLAPLVLALVFLGPMWLITLVVAAVAMLAAWEFLALTEHRGAKPPKVLTLGTIGLLFMGNFQWPDETATLFGLLSIVLLVYCTFASPVERVLTDATVSVFALFYLGLTLIPLPMLREASNGPSLLAFLFLTVWAGDTVAMYAGRAFGKRKMAPNLSPNKTWAGAIGSVVGAVAVAGILLGLSSYLTQWNSVKLSFADAPMWYWLVLAVIVNVAAQVGDLAESALKRSAGVKDSGTLLPGHGGILDRIDALLLAAPVLWYAQVIRLRF
- a CDS encoding isoprenyl transferase translates to MLRIDELTSEERAVYNTLKPERLPEHVAIIMDGNGRWAGHRSLKRFLGHQQGAKSVQLVTETASRIGLPWLTLYAFSLENNLRRPRAEVNFLMRLLKSYLESNVQRMNDNNVRIRYIGRVHELPREVQDKMRWAEEETARNTGTTLTLALNYGARSELVDACRALAKEVHDKNLSPDRISEEDVHRHLYTSRMPDPDLLIRTSGEMRISNFLLWQIAYTEIFVTERLWPDFRGIHLLEAIAAFQQRERRYGGLSENVGEVEEDPEQIKIAAS